The genome window TAAATCTGTGTTACCACTTGCCACATCTTTTGCCTTATCCACATCAATTTGCACTAATTCATTAACATCAAATCCATCACCCTGTATTTCTACCACATTCCCAACTGATGGAGAGGCATTTGGTGATATAAGTTTTATTCTTGGTTGAACAAGGAAATCTTCTTTTAAAACTTCACCATCAGTCAAACTTACCACCTTAACAATAGCCTTACCTCCGGGATGAGTTGGGATTTTGAAACCCGCATCAAAATTACCCTGACGAACATCACTCGTGACTATGGCACTTGTCATCACCTTACCAAAGTCAATTTTAATCGGTTCATTAGCAGGAAAACCTTCACCATGAATATGAATATTGCTCTCAACTTCCCCACTGGTTGGATTTATTTGTATGGTTGGTAATGTTGTAAATGCATCGGTAAAACTTATCTGGCGGCTATTAATTCCTACAACAGCTAACCGTCTTGTAACCTTACCTGGTTGAGGACTAACTCTTATCTCAGCCTCAACCATACCATCACAATTAGATTCCGTTCTTCCTGCGGCTAAAGTCCGGCCTAAATCAATCCGAATTGGTTCTGAAGAACCAAATCCTGTAGCAACTACCGTGATAAGACTTCCCACAATTCCTCTGGTAGGTGTAACTAACTCAATATTAGGCGTAATCACAAATCCCCTTTCATCTTTCTCACCAGTTAAAAGTCCCGTGACACTAATATCTTTCCTGCCCTGAAATTGGGTATTAACCGTAAATATAAAAGAGAACTTCCCATTGCTGGTAGATGTAGTGCGAATAATACTTTCCGTCTTACCAAAATCAACTCGAATTGGCTCGTTGTTTCCATAACCTGCGCCTTCCACAGTAACTACTGTGCCCACACAACCATTAGTTGGATTAACAGATTGGATTCCGCCTTGCAAAACATATTGAGTGGTATTGCTTTCTTTTGAAACCGTGCCACTGACAACAATTTTCTTTGTCCCGGCTGGTTGTTCATCAGATGTAAAAACGATACCAAATCCTCCCTGGCCATCGGCTAAAATAGACTTCATCTCTTTATTTTCTCCAAAACTTATAGATATTTCCTCTCCTGAGCCATAGCCATCTCCCTCAATCGTAATAAATTCACCTACCTTACCACAAGTAGGTGTCATTAAACTAATTCTACTCTTTACGGCTATTGTGCCTCTATCTAAGGCATAAGAAATGAATCCAACAACGACAAATTTATTCTCTCCAGCAGGATGCCTACCCAGTTGAAATGATGTTGAAAAACTACCTTCACCATTACATTGTGTTTGAACCGCACCAAACTGTCCAGGCAAATCAATTCTCACCGTCTCTGAAGGAGTATAACCTTCACCTTCAACAGTAATCATTATCCCTACAGTTCCTGATGTCGGATTGACTAAAGTTATCTTCCCTGCCTCTGCGGTAGTGCCCACTCCAATAATTATTCCCAGACATAAATAAACTAATCTCACTATTCTTTTTTTATTTATACACATATCTTTTCTCTAACCCTCCCTTGATAATTAAAATTTTTTGCTTTTTTGTTTAAAATTGTGATATTTCTTTGACAGTAAAAAAATAAAGAAGGATACTTTAATAGTTACCCTCCTTTATCTTAATAATACCCAGTTTTGTTGATTCATCCAAATGATGTAGAGCATCAGAAATCAGTTGGGACTTCCTTTGCCCTGGCTCATTTTAAAAGAAGTTTCGCCTTAATGTAAGGCTTTTCATTATGGTGAGTTTTAGAAATATCTGTTGTATTTTACCATAATAGTATAAATCTGTCAAGCAAAAAATTTATTTTTTTAAAAAAAAATATGGCAGGTCATAAGCCGAATTCTGTAACTATATGATACTCATATAGTTTGGTAATCATTTCTCTACGAAAAAAATTTATCTTTTTTTTCTTTAGCGACCTACCCGAAAAAAAGGTGGTATTTTTACCACTTTTAAGTAATAAATACCAAACTGTTAGCAGGCGACTAACAAGGCTAAAAAATCCTCTTTTTTCCCTATTTGGTCTTGCACCAGGTGGGGTTTACCGAGCTAAGGAAGTTACCTTCCTTACTGGTGTGCTCTTACCACACCTTTTCACCCTTACCAGAATTAGTGGTCAGTAGTCAGTAGATAGTAGTCAGTAGATAGTAATTAGTATTTAAGGTTATTAAGGTTACCACTAATTCTTCGGCGGTATATTTTCTGTGGCACTTTCCGTAGGTTTTTACAACCCCCTGGGGATTACCCAGCACCCTGCCTTCTGGTGTTCGGACTTTCCTCTTCTGTTTATTGGTAATTGGTTAAATGGTAACTGGTTAAATAATTACCCGTTACCACTCACCAATTACCAATTTTTAGATGCTGGATTCTAAGAGATATAACTCACCATATTTTTTAGCTCCTTGATACCCCGAATCCAGCATCTTTATAGAAGCGATCACCTGACCTACCTCTTATATTATACCATAAATTTGGGGAAAAGTCAATGGGGAAATGGGGAGAGGGGGAGACGGAGAAACGGAGAATAGGAGAAACGCTCATGAGTCTGCGACTCACAAAGGACGATGAAAATGTAGTTTTGTAAGTCAAGCAATTACAATAACTTACGGACATTTTCAGGAGAACGCTCATGCCCACAGGAAGTGGGCACAAAGGAAGATGAAAATGGGTTTGATGGTTTGATGGTTCAGGTGAAATCAGGCTGAAGCCTGCGGCTACCAGCCTTCCCGAACCCCGAACCCCCGAGTCCCGAGTCCCGATTTTCAGGAGAAACCGGGCATGAGCCTGCGACTCACAAACGAGGATGAAAATTTTTGGAGTGCGGTGGCTTGCCACCGCTTTGGAGGTAAGCCAAAAGTGGCTTTGGCAAAGTAAAGCAAGCCAAAGCGAAAGCAAGCTTTCGCACTCCATATACTATTTTCAGGAGAAAGAAGAATCAAAAAATATTCTCCCTTTCCCCCATTCTCCGTTTCCCCGTTTCTCCCCTATCTGTCCTCTGTCTTACTTAATTACACCAATCTTACCCTTCTTGACCGGGCTGGCTTTGTCATTGAGAAGGAATATGTAGATACCTGAAGCAACTTCATTTTTATCTTTATTCTTCAAATCCCAGATAATCTCATTCTGATTTTTTACCTCTCCTTCATAGACTAATTCAGCGGCAATATTGAATATCTTCAAATTAACGGTTCTGTTATTTGGAATTTTAGTAAAGTGAACTGTATCGCCTTTATGTGCAGGATTGGGATAGACAATCACTGACTCTAAATTCTCATATAGCGTCGGCACGGTAATAGTTACCTCATCATCTACAACATCAGGGATTATAATCTCATTCTCCTGTTCCTCATTTATCCTCTGTTCAACAAATACTGTCTTGCGATTGTCGTCTTCATTATAGTCAAATTCAATCTTAGAATATCCACCACCTTTGATTACCTTAAATGGAATAGTTGCAAATAACCCACTATCTTGCCCGGTGTTAGGACTCCATAACAAAAGGGTATAATCAATCAACCCTTGTGTATTATCCACATTAGATATCACTACCTTCTTATCTTCTTGACAGAACTTGCCTTGGCTAACAGTAATAACCTGTAATATCTCAGGATTAAATCCTAAGTGCATCTCACCTCCAAAGTAGTTTTTGGCATCATTGATGAACACCTTAAGATTGATAATATCGCCAACTCTGAGGTCGTTTATATCTACATCATCCACCCCTTCAATCTCAAATGATAGAGTAATCTTTTCCCCGGTCATCCTTTTTTCCTTCATTGCCGCCATAGCAGGACTTCTCATTCTCCCTGCCTGGGTTCCACCATAGTTATAGTAATAGACCGGGAAATCCTCCACATTAACATAAGTATCGTGGTCAAAATCTGCTTCTCTATAGATTGTCCACCAGTCGGGGTTTCCTTGTGCCTCATATTTACCAAAGGCATTAACAAAGTAAGGCCAATCTAAAGAATTCACCAAACCATCATTAGTTATATCTCCTGCTAATAATGTTTTTGTGCCAATGTCCGTAGTATCATTAATTTGTGTTGGGTTAATGCAGGTACCAGTCACCGTTAATGGTGAAGCACCATAGGTATCAAAATATAAGGTATATGTGCCAACATTGATGTTATTAAGGATAAAGTAACCTTGAGGATTAGTCGTAGTGCTCGTCCCCAGTTCGGTAATTGTTACAGTAACTCCTTGTGTGCCAAGGAGGGTTGAAGTGCCCTGGTCAAGCAGACAAAAGCCTGCAATATTCCCAAATCGACGCAAGGAATGGGCAGTAAATATAACTGGTGAACCCGCTAATCCGGTTGATGTAGCATTAACAGTATATGTTCCTGGTGGTTCTGTGCCTAAGGTAAGCCAGCCTTCAGCCCTGCCAGCAGAAGTAGTTACAGTCTGGCTCGGGAAGATTGAGTCCCCTGATGCACCAGATGGAACAGAAATAATCATCCAGCCTACTGGCACATCCGGACAGGGATTACTATAGGTATCAATTGCCTTAACCACGAATGGATTGGGTAAGGTTGTGGTGCAGGTTCCAATCTGATTATCACCAGAAACTTTGACCAGTTGTGTGGGCGTGCCAGGGGTAATAATTACCGAGGTAGTGGCAATCGCACCAAGGTATGTTGCGGTAATAGTGTATGTGCCGATGAAGCATGGGAAGTAGATATTTTGGGTAAATGAACCGCCACCAGAGCTAGTGAATGTCGTTGACCCAGTCACAGTTATCGTTGCCTCTCCACAGACCGCATAACAATTATACACTGTTGGCACCCCTGCACGCACAGCCGCATTCCTCGGTTCCAGATAAAGAGAACCAATGACCTGATAATTACCGCTCTCTTTCCGACAAGGTATCTCGTGAACATCTACATCTATCAATATGGTATTGCGGTTATGCTGAGTATCCGAATCAAACACTACCGTTGAACTCCCACTTGCCTTTGCACGGAACTTGACGGTGCAAAGTGTTCCTGAACCTGTAACTGAATTTGTTGCTATCCCAACAGCATAATCTATCGTTCCAGTCCCATTCTCAAATTTCTTTATCATCACCAGAGGATTAGGGATAAATGTTCCCGTCCCCATCTCTACTACCTCAAGAATAGCAGGATTAAAACTAAGATATGTCCCGGCAGTAATCAAACGATTGACATTTATTACCTCGATATTAACGGTAAATTCCTGACCTATGGCGACATTCTGAGATGCCGGGATAATCCTTAACATGGTTCTTGAGAAAATGTTAAAGCTTGTCATGGCACAAATCGCCAGTCTATCGTCAAACGCAATTATAGTTGTTGTTCCCTGTGGCTGAGTATTTACCGTGAAGACACATTGGAAGACGCCCATGAGATTTGTAGATGTGTAGGCAATTGTCCGTGTTGTGCCAAAGGCAATCCGGATACAACTACTTGCCCCAAAACCATTACCTATTACCGTAACCATAGAACCTATAGTGCCAGAAGTAGGGGTAACAAAGATTATATTTGGTAGGATAGTGAATCTCTCAAAAACTCTCTCTTGAGTGCTCAACCCCATAACACTAATGGTGGTATTTCCGAAAGGTTGGGTATCGACAATAAAGGAAGTGTTAAAATTACCATTACCAGTTGTGGAGGCAGTTGTAAGCGAGACTACGCTTCCAAAACTTATCATTATCATTTCTGTTGCCCCAAATCCATTCCCTATGACGGTGACACTTGAACCTACAGTGCCTGCAATCGGACTTATGAGAACAATACTTCCCCTGATAAAAAAGAAGTT of bacterium contains these proteins:
- a CDS encoding right-handed parallel beta-helix repeat-containing protein encodes the protein MKKILGLMVLGVVFLTQGANAADLYVPGSYTTIQSAINAATNGDTVLVNNGTYIENINFLGKGITVQSVHGTTTTIINGNASGSVVTFNSGEGTNSVLSGFTIQNGRATYGGGIYCSNSSSPTISNCSISGNSASGDGGGIYCNSSSSPTITNCTISGNSASRDGGGIYCNSSSPTITNCSISGNSASGGYGGGIFCDSSSPAITNCSISGNSAGGVGGGIFCVSSSSPAITNCSISGNSAEDGGGIFCWSSSPAITNCSISGNSAGWGGGIFCEFSSSPTIANCSISGNSASGQGGGIFCSSSSPTVVNSILWGDTPDEIYLDSSSINITYSDIQSGYAGEGNIAADPQFVGGGDYHLQASSPCIDVGSNTAVPAWLTTDKDGHPRIVRTVDMGAYEFQGTPTSTYIIVIPSQGTVGSLVTVSGAGFGASECVMIHFGNTPSITTASTDGSGQFNITFTVNIQPYGTKTVRAVGLGSGRSADAVFCIQPKIIQVIPAFGTVGTMVTVWGNGFGGNEVVRIDFGTTLMITSIPATVEGTFATTFTIDTQPYGTTTIRATGVNSGAMANTTFRILPSIIFVSPRTGTVGSFVMVRGNGFGATEGIHISFGTTRTIQMTMADASGSFVTTFTVNIQAYGSTTIAATGLNSGWRVTSVFFIFPKIFLTPNIGTIGSLVTIAGNGYGGNESVRIDFGTTRTIQLISTYAEGNFMTTFTINTQPYGWTTIVATGLNSQCRAMASFRIYSSIILVSPVQGIVGTVVTVRGNGFGANELVRVDFGHTLAICSVTSNASGTFTTAFTVNMQPYGTTSIGCYGLTTGLQSMNFFFIRGSIVLISPIAGTVGSSVTVIGNGFGATEMIMISFGSVVSLTTASTTGNGNFNTSFIVDTQPFGNTTISVMGLSTQERVFERFTILPNIIFVTPTSGTIGSMVTVIGNGFGASSCIRIAFGTTRTIAYTSTNLMGVFQCVFTVNTQPQGTTTIIAFDDRLAICAMTSFNIFSRTMLRIIPASQNVAIGQEFTVNIEVINVNRLITAGTYLSFNPAILEVVEMGTGTFIPNPLVMIKKFENGTGTIDYAVGIATNSVTGSGTLCTVKFRAKASGSSTVVFDSDTQHNRNTILIDVDVHEIPCRKESGNYQVIGSLYLEPRNAAVRAGVPTVYNCYAVCGEATITVTGSTTFTSSGGGSFTQNIYFPCFIGTYTITATYLGAIATTSVIITPGTPTQLVKVSGDNQIGTCTTTLPNPFVVKAIDTYSNPCPDVPVGWMIISVPSGASGDSIFPSQTVTTSAGRAEGWLTLGTEPPGTYTVNATSTGLAGSPVIFTAHSLRRFGNIAGFCLLDQGTSTLLGTQGVTVTITELGTSTTTNPQGYFILNNINVGTYTLYFDTYGASPLTVTGTCINPTQINDTTDIGTKTLLAGDITNDGLVNSLDWPYFVNAFGKYEAQGNPDWWTIYREADFDHDTYVNVEDFPVYYYNYGGTQAGRMRSPAMAAMKEKRMTGEKITLSFEIEGVDDVDINDLRVGDIINLKVFINDAKNYFGGEMHLGFNPEILQVITVSQGKFCQEDKKVVISNVDNTQGLIDYTLLLWSPNTGQDSGLFATIPFKVIKGGGYSKIEFDYNEDDNRKTVFVEQRINEEQENEIIIPDVVDDEVTITVPTLYENLESVIVYPNPAHKGDTVHFTKIPNNRTVNLKIFNIAAELVYEGEVKNQNEIIWDLKNKDKNEVASGIYIFLLNDKASPVKKGKIGVIK